A single Thermoleophilia bacterium DNA region contains:
- a CDS encoding phage holin family protein, producing MDIRQRITSSIADIRNRGQQLVQLNLELLAAELKAKGAQYGSALGMLAAAAVLVFFFVGFTLATIAAALALVVPWWAALLIVAVGLLLVALILALVGRAQIIRAGTPVPERAVAEAQATVAAVRTQVQETATRILPTSHSVAEPVRPADQVAPYQPLWLARPLARGDGQATGAPNASAEAADTASQREVHHDS from the coding sequence GTGGACATTCGCCAACGCATTACCTCCTCAATCGCGGATATTCGTAATCGCGGCCAGCAACTCGTGCAGCTCAATCTCGAGCTGCTGGCCGCTGAGCTGAAGGCGAAAGGCGCACAGTACGGAAGTGCGCTGGGCATGTTGGCTGCGGCCGCCGTTCTCGTGTTCTTCTTCGTCGGCTTCACGCTCGCGACGATTGCCGCAGCTCTCGCGCTCGTGGTGCCGTGGTGGGCGGCGCTCTTGATTGTTGCAGTTGGGCTCTTGCTCGTTGCGCTGATTCTGGCGCTCGTCGGTCGAGCCCAGATCATTCGCGCAGGCACGCCTGTCCCGGAGCGCGCAGTGGCCGAAGCGCAGGCGACGGTGGCGGCTGTGAGAACGCAGGTGCAAGAGACAGCGACACGCATTCTGCCGACGTCACATTCCGTGGCGGAGCCAGTTCGCCCGGCGGATCAGGTTGCACCGTATCAGCCGTTGTGGCTGGCTAGGCCTCTTGCTCGCGGGGACGGTCAGGCGACTGGGGCACCCAACGCATCCGCTGAGGCTGCCGACACTGCCTCCCAACGCGAGGTTCATCATGACAGCTAG
- a CDS encoding dihydroorotate dehydrogenase-like protein has product MTRLATKYLGLDLRSPLVASAGPLTRHPDHALRLQQGGAAAIVLPSLFEEEIVHEQLELDRALETGTEGFAEALNYFPDFSAFETTTDHYLGALEQMKTRLDIPVIASLNASSPGGWVRYARMIEEAGADALELNLYRIATEPALTGAALEANDLAVIREVRDSLTIPLAVKISPYYSTLASFAKDVVAAGANGLVLFNRFYQPELDVNTREIVPRVELSQSWELRLPVMWTAILRSRLGAETSLAASTGVHTAVDAAKALLAGADVAMMTSAILLNGPSHFAAVERDLLSWMDENEYESVGELRGSASYLATDDPSAFERANYVRTLHSWSAPELL; this is encoded by the coding sequence ATGACGCGTCTCGCCACGAAGTACCTCGGATTGGATCTTCGGTCGCCGCTGGTCGCCTCCGCGGGTCCGTTGACAAGGCACCCTGATCACGCCCTGCGCCTGCAGCAGGGTGGCGCGGCGGCAATCGTTCTTCCGTCGCTGTTTGAAGAAGAGATCGTCCATGAGCAACTCGAGTTGGACCGAGCTCTCGAGACCGGCACTGAGGGCTTCGCTGAAGCGCTCAACTACTTCCCGGACTTCTCAGCTTTCGAGACGACGACGGATCACTACTTGGGCGCTCTCGAGCAGATGAAGACCCGGCTCGATATCCCGGTGATCGCCAGTCTCAACGCCTCTTCACCGGGCGGATGGGTGCGCTACGCACGCATGATTGAGGAAGCGGGAGCGGATGCGCTCGAGTTGAACCTCTACCGCATTGCCACGGAGCCGGCGTTGACTGGAGCAGCTCTTGAGGCCAACGATCTGGCGGTGATTCGCGAGGTGCGGGACTCGCTTACTATTCCGCTCGCCGTGAAGATCTCGCCGTATTACTCGACGCTGGCGAGCTTCGCGAAAGACGTCGTAGCAGCTGGGGCCAACGGACTTGTGCTCTTCAACCGCTTCTACCAACCCGAGTTGGATGTGAATACGCGCGAGATCGTGCCCCGAGTCGAGCTGAGCCAATCTTGGGAACTGCGTCTCCCCGTGATGTGGACCGCGATCCTGCGCTCGCGTTTGGGCGCGGAAACGTCGCTCGCTGCGAGCACTGGTGTTCATACGGCGGTTGACGCTGCCAAGGCGCTGCTCGCGGGGGCGGATGTTGCGATGATGACATCCGCGATACTCCTTAACGGCCCCAGCCACTTCGCTGCCGTCGAACGTGATCTACTGAGTTGGATGGACGAGAACGAGTATGAGTCCGTTGGGGAGCTGCGCGGAAGCGCGAGCTACCTGGCAACCGACGACCCGTCGGCTTTTGAGCGTGCCAACTATGTGCGCACTCTGCACTCGTGGAGCGCGCCAGAGCTGCTCTGA
- the nifJ gene encoding pyruvate:ferredoxin (flavodoxin) oxidoreductase: MEGQWACIDGNEAAARVAYALSEVVAIYPITPASPMGEYSDDWAAAGKPNIWGMVPEIIEMQSEAGAAGALHGALQKGALSTTFTASQGLLLMVPNMFKIAGELTPTVIHVSARTLATHALAIYGDHSDVMHARTAGFAMLCSASVQEAQDLALIAHAAALRSRVPFMHFFDGFRTSHEVDSVDLLSVDDIKALVTDEDVLAFRARGLTPDAPVIRGTAQNPDTFFQGREACNLFYDAAPSIVAETMTAFEQRTGRHYGLVEYDGALDAERVIVMMGSGIGAAQEAVRALSASGERVGLLKVRLYRPFPMEQFVAALPPTTRSIAVLDRTKEPGASGEPLYLDVLAALVENMASAHPAFSSLPRVVGGRYGLASKEFTPGMVKAVLDELEKDNPKRRFTVGITDDVTQLSLAPDLEFSVERSDGLVEAMFFGLGSDGTVGANKSSVKIIGENTDLYAQGHFVYDSRKSGSVTVSHLRFGPNPILSTYEIEMADFIACHQFGLLERMKVLDRARQGGTFLLNSPYPAAEVWEHLPVGVQQQLIDKQIQFWVIDANRIAQEVGMGNRINTVMQPCFFKLSGVLAADEAIARIKESVQKTYGKRGPAVVERNFAAIDRSLEVLERVTIPATVTAGAEVAGVDMEGAPEFVREVTARMMAGEGELLPVSAFPVDGTFPTGTTKYEKRAIGHAIPIWDPEVCIDCGKCSIVCPHASIRMKVYEPNALTNAPEGFKSKPYRSKDLADHLVTIQVAPDDCTGCGVCVEVCPARSKSEARHKAISMEPALEHRDVERPMWDFFDGLPQIDRNLVAHDTVKGSQLLEPLFEFSGACAGCGETPYVKLVSQLFGDRIVIANATGCSSIYGGNLPTTPWTVNEDGRGPAWCNSLFEDNAEFGLGLRLGYEAQAKRAVQLLQELAPRLDSELVAAILCADQETEKGIVAQRERVARLVDALRELDDGDSNVEHLIAVADNLVSKGVWIVGGDGWAYDIGFGGLDHVLSSGRNVNILVLDTEVYSNTGGQASKATPRGAVAKFASWGKATPKKDLGAIASSYGAVYVAQIAMGANDAQAVKALLEADAWPGPSLVIAYSTCVAHGIDMSKSMEHQKNAVKCGYWPLYRFRPTGTENGQPFTLDSREPSMPVRDFLANEARFAILSRTHPDRAERLLDLIQADVDERWRYYQQLTTVSRRIPIESESAARQRDGSGTDKDEEVV; the protein is encoded by the coding sequence TTGGAAGGGCAGTGGGCTTGCATTGACGGGAACGAGGCGGCTGCGCGTGTCGCCTACGCCCTCAGCGAAGTCGTGGCAATCTATCCCATCACCCCAGCCTCGCCGATGGGCGAATACTCTGACGACTGGGCTGCGGCAGGCAAGCCCAACATCTGGGGTATGGTCCCCGAAATCATCGAGATGCAGTCGGAAGCTGGAGCGGCCGGTGCGTTGCACGGGGCGCTGCAGAAGGGCGCGCTCTCGACTACGTTCACGGCGTCGCAGGGCTTGCTTCTCATGGTGCCCAACATGTTCAAGATTGCGGGCGAACTCACCCCGACGGTTATTCACGTGTCCGCGCGTACGCTGGCGACCCACGCGCTGGCCATCTACGGTGATCACAGCGATGTGATGCACGCCCGCACGGCCGGATTCGCCATGCTGTGCTCCGCGTCGGTGCAGGAGGCGCAGGATCTTGCGCTCATCGCTCACGCTGCTGCGCTGCGTTCGCGGGTGCCGTTCATGCACTTCTTCGACGGGTTCCGCACCTCGCACGAAGTCGACAGCGTGGATTTGCTGAGCGTGGACGACATAAAGGCACTCGTGACAGACGAGGACGTACTGGCTTTCCGCGCTCGCGGCCTCACTCCTGACGCTCCGGTGATTCGTGGGACGGCGCAGAACCCCGATACGTTCTTCCAGGGTCGCGAGGCATGCAATCTGTTCTATGACGCGGCGCCGAGTATCGTCGCCGAGACGATGACTGCTTTCGAGCAACGCACGGGGCGGCACTACGGACTCGTGGAGTATGACGGTGCTCTCGACGCAGAGCGCGTTATCGTCATGATGGGTTCGGGCATTGGTGCCGCTCAGGAAGCCGTCCGAGCGCTGAGCGCAAGCGGCGAGCGTGTGGGCCTGCTCAAAGTTCGCCTCTATCGCCCGTTCCCGATGGAGCAGTTCGTGGCTGCGCTGCCGCCGACAACACGCTCCATCGCCGTTCTCGACCGCACGAAAGAGCCTGGGGCGTCGGGGGAGCCGCTGTATCTTGATGTTCTCGCCGCGCTCGTTGAGAACATGGCATCAGCACACCCGGCGTTCTCGAGCCTGCCGCGCGTCGTCGGCGGTCGCTATGGTCTCGCGTCCAAGGAGTTCACTCCCGGAATGGTCAAGGCGGTTCTCGATGAGCTCGAGAAGGACAACCCCAAGCGGCGCTTCACCGTTGGAATTACAGACGACGTGACGCAGCTCAGCTTGGCTCCCGATCTCGAGTTCAGTGTAGAGCGGTCGGACGGTCTGGTTGAGGCGATGTTCTTCGGTCTCGGCTCGGACGGAACGGTGGGTGCAAACAAGAGCTCAGTCAAGATCATCGGTGAGAACACGGATCTCTATGCGCAGGGCCACTTCGTCTACGACTCCAGGAAGTCGGGTTCTGTGACGGTCTCTCACTTGCGCTTCGGGCCGAATCCCATTCTTTCTACGTACGAGATTGAAATGGCCGATTTTATTGCCTGCCATCAGTTCGGACTCTTGGAGAGGATGAAGGTGCTCGATCGCGCCCGCCAGGGTGGCACGTTCTTGCTCAACAGCCCGTACCCTGCGGCCGAGGTGTGGGAGCATCTCCCCGTCGGCGTGCAGCAGCAGCTCATCGACAAGCAAATCCAATTCTGGGTGATCGACGCCAATCGCATCGCCCAAGAAGTCGGCATGGGTAACCGCATCAACACCGTCATGCAACCGTGTTTCTTCAAGCTCTCCGGCGTCTTGGCGGCTGATGAGGCGATTGCTCGCATCAAGGAATCTGTGCAGAAGACGTACGGCAAGCGCGGCCCGGCCGTTGTCGAGCGCAACTTCGCTGCCATCGACCGTTCGCTTGAGGTTCTTGAGCGGGTCACGATTCCAGCGACCGTCACTGCTGGCGCCGAGGTGGCGGGTGTCGACATGGAGGGGGCTCCCGAGTTCGTGCGCGAGGTTACCGCTCGCATGATGGCTGGTGAGGGAGAACTGCTTCCTGTCAGCGCGTTCCCAGTCGACGGCACGTTCCCAACCGGGACGACCAAGTACGAGAAGCGTGCCATTGGCCATGCCATCCCGATCTGGGATCCGGAGGTCTGCATTGACTGCGGCAAGTGCTCAATCGTGTGTCCGCACGCATCGATTCGCATGAAAGTGTACGAACCGAACGCGCTCACGAATGCACCTGAGGGCTTCAAGTCCAAGCCCTATCGATCTAAGGATCTGGCCGACCATCTTGTGACGATTCAGGTGGCTCCGGACGATTGCACCGGCTGCGGGGTGTGTGTGGAAGTGTGCCCGGCGCGCAGCAAGTCAGAGGCGCGGCACAAGGCGATCAGCATGGAGCCGGCGCTTGAGCATCGCGACGTCGAGCGTCCCATGTGGGACTTCTTTGATGGCTTGCCGCAGATTGATCGCAATCTCGTCGCTCACGACACTGTCAAGGGCTCGCAGCTTCTCGAGCCGCTCTTCGAGTTCTCGGGAGCTTGTGCGGGTTGCGGTGAGACGCCGTACGTCAAGCTTGTTTCGCAGCTGTTCGGCGATCGCATCGTCATCGCGAACGCCACCGGCTGTTCGTCGATCTACGGTGGCAATCTGCCCACGACGCCCTGGACGGTCAATGAAGATGGCAGAGGTCCCGCCTGGTGCAACTCACTGTTCGAAGACAATGCGGAGTTTGGCCTCGGCTTGAGGCTCGGGTACGAGGCGCAGGCGAAGCGTGCCGTGCAACTGTTGCAGGAGCTCGCTCCGCGACTGGATTCGGAGCTCGTTGCGGCTATTCTCTGCGCCGATCAGGAGACCGAGAAGGGTATCGTCGCCCAGCGCGAGCGCGTGGCGCGTCTCGTTGATGCGCTGCGCGAGCTCGACGATGGCGACTCCAACGTCGAGCATCTGATCGCCGTCGCCGACAATCTCGTCAGCAAGGGCGTCTGGATCGTGGGCGGGGACGGCTGGGCGTACGACATCGGCTTCGGCGGATTGGACCACGTTCTGTCGTCAGGTCGGAATGTGAATATTCTCGTGCTTGACACAGAGGTCTACTCGAACACCGGCGGGCAGGCGTCCAAAGCAACACCTCGCGGCGCCGTGGCCAAGTTCGCGTCTTGGGGCAAGGCGACGCCCAAGAAGGATCTTGGCGCCATAGCCTCGTCGTACGGTGCGGTGTACGTCGCGCAGATCGCAATGGGCGCCAATGACGCGCAGGCAGTCAAGGCTCTTCTGGAGGCGGACGCGTGGCCGGGTCCTTCGTTGGTCATCGCCTATAGCACCTGTGTGGCGCACGGCATCGATATGTCGAAGTCGATGGAGCACCAGAAGAACGCCGTCAAGTGTGGCTATTGGCCGCTCTATCGCTTCCGTCCAACCGGTACAGAGAACGGTCAGCCGTTCACGCTGGACTCACGCGAACCGTCCATGCCGGTGCGCGACTTCCTGGCGAACGAGGCACGTTTCGCGATTCTGAGCAGGACGCACCCTGACCGCGCTGAGAGGCTGCTCGATCTCATCCAGGCTGATGTCGATGAACGTTGGCGCTACTACCAGCAGCTGACAACGGTCTCCCGCCGAATCCCTATTGAATCCGAGTCGGCGGCCAGGCAACGAGATGGAAGCGGCACAGACAAGGACGAGGAGGTCGTGTGA
- the ppcA gene encoding phosphoenolpyruvate carboxylase: MSTQHPDNVNVPFFSSGPELSGEDEVQEAYYAFSHLGCDEQMWDVEGKEVDSFVVKKLLTHHEPYFTDNRLGRDLFLTLRVPNPTVERTEAKILLETLESIPRSFDASRHVFGDDLAPIFEVILPMTTSAKCVDRVYHYYRDFIVGRQHKAFFDGDISIAEWIGEFKPDLINVIPLFEDLPHLAAADTITEAYVSNKGVTHQRVFLARSDPALNYGIVSAVLATKIALARLERLAQRTGVAIHPILGAGSAPFRGNLSPINAPRVAQEYPSVETFTVQSAFKYDHAPTEVMNAIRYLRDRATRPAHEIDEAAALDLTERYSAEYQRQVQDLAPIINSVARFVPSRRKRKLHVGLFGYSRRLGDVQLPRAIAFTAALYSIGVPPELLGLSALTTEDLAFLRSTYRHFDSDLKDAMRYADVESPHMPRAVVRALRKLGIAAVQDEEHLDLTRQITALVTRERAESVPDLVVRAAIQRRFLG, translated from the coding sequence ATGAGCACGCAACACCCCGACAATGTGAACGTGCCGTTCTTCTCGTCGGGTCCGGAGCTAAGTGGCGAGGACGAGGTCCAAGAAGCGTACTACGCGTTCTCGCACCTTGGCTGCGATGAGCAGATGTGGGATGTCGAGGGCAAAGAGGTCGACTCCTTCGTGGTGAAGAAGCTCCTCACCCATCACGAGCCTTACTTCACAGACAACCGGCTGGGGCGCGACCTCTTTCTCACACTGCGCGTACCCAATCCTACCGTTGAGAGGACGGAGGCAAAGATACTGCTCGAGACGCTCGAGAGTATTCCTCGATCGTTCGACGCCTCCAGACACGTATTCGGCGACGACCTCGCTCCTATCTTCGAAGTCATCCTGCCGATGACGACATCCGCCAAGTGTGTGGACCGCGTCTACCACTACTACCGTGACTTCATCGTGGGGCGCCAACACAAAGCGTTCTTCGACGGCGACATCTCGATCGCAGAGTGGATTGGCGAGTTCAAGCCCGACTTGATCAACGTCATCCCGCTGTTTGAGGACCTGCCACACCTCGCAGCCGCGGACACAATCACGGAGGCCTACGTGTCGAACAAGGGCGTCACGCACCAGCGGGTGTTCCTCGCGCGCTCTGACCCGGCATTGAACTACGGCATTGTGAGTGCAGTGTTGGCGACTAAGATAGCGCTCGCTCGACTCGAGCGCCTCGCGCAGCGCACCGGTGTCGCCATTCACCCAATCCTCGGGGCGGGATCTGCCCCGTTCCGCGGCAACCTGTCGCCGATCAACGCTCCACGCGTGGCGCAGGAGTACCCAAGCGTCGAGACCTTCACGGTCCAGTCAGCCTTCAAGTACGACCACGCGCCGACTGAAGTCATGAATGCCATTCGCTACCTGCGCGACAGAGCTACTCGCCCAGCCCATGAGATCGATGAAGCCGCCGCACTCGACCTCACCGAGAGGTACTCAGCGGAGTACCAACGGCAGGTACAGGATCTCGCGCCCATCATCAACTCCGTCGCCCGCTTCGTGCCGAGCCGACGCAAGCGCAAGCTCCACGTCGGTCTGTTCGGGTATTCCCGCCGACTCGGAGACGTTCAACTGCCGCGAGCAATCGCGTTCACCGCGGCCTTGTACTCAATCGGCGTCCCGCCGGAGCTCCTCGGCCTGTCTGCGCTCACAACCGAAGACCTCGCGTTCTTGCGCAGCACGTATCGGCACTTCGATTCTGATCTCAAGGACGCCATGAGGTACGCAGATGTTGAGAGCCCCCACATGCCCAGAGCAGTCGTGCGTGCATTGCGTAAGCTCGGTATCGCCGCCGTCCAGGACGAGGAACACCTCGACCTGACCCGGCAAATCACAGCGCTAGTCACTCGGGAACGCGCGGAGAGCGTGCCGGATCTCGTGGTGAGAGCCGCGATCCAGCGCCGCTTCCTCGGCTAG
- a CDS encoding pyridoxal-dependent decarboxylase yields the protein MESEEFRQLGHALIDWVADYRNQMASLPVMSRVQPGDIAARFAPEPPQRPTGFASLLSDLDEMILPGITHWNHPGWFAYFPSNTDLSSVLADLVTAGLGAQGMSWQTSPAATELEDVVMEWLRQMLGLSEAFSGVIHDTASTATLCALLCARERTTEFAQVRGGMQSESAPLVVYASDQAHSSIPKAALLAGFGADNLRLIGTDDDHALRIDELETAIAKDAADGRRPCAIVAAVGTTATTAVDPVAAIAESARRHGLWLHVDAAMIGSAMICPELRWAWAGVEAADSVVLNPHKWLGAGFDLSAYYVRDPDHLVRVMSTNPSYLRTAQDGIARNLRDWGIPLGRRFRALKLWFLLRSHGVEGLQARLRRDIANADWLRARIDEAPDWRRVAPAPFQTVCAQHVPISLAGDEDALRLHNLSIIDRVNTDGHYYLTPATLKGKQILRLSIGAQATERVHVEGLWQALCRAAQSSKPA from the coding sequence TTGGAGTCGGAAGAGTTCCGTCAGCTGGGTCACGCGCTCATCGATTGGGTGGCCGACTATCGTAACCAAATGGCGTCGCTCCCGGTCATGAGCCGTGTACAGCCGGGTGACATTGCGGCGCGCTTCGCCCCCGAGCCGCCACAGCGACCGACGGGTTTCGCATCACTGCTGAGTGATTTGGATGAGATGATTCTGCCTGGGATTACCCACTGGAATCATCCCGGCTGGTTCGCCTATTTTCCCTCAAACACGGATCTGTCTTCTGTTCTCGCCGATCTCGTGACCGCTGGTCTCGGCGCGCAAGGCATGAGCTGGCAAACATCACCTGCCGCGACGGAACTCGAGGACGTCGTCATGGAATGGCTGCGTCAAATGCTGGGTCTGTCTGAGGCCTTTTCAGGCGTTATCCACGATACCGCCAGCACCGCGACGCTGTGCGCTCTTCTCTGTGCTCGCGAACGCACGACCGAGTTCGCGCAGGTGCGCGGGGGCATGCAGAGCGAATCTGCGCCGCTCGTCGTCTATGCGTCCGATCAAGCGCACAGCTCGATTCCGAAAGCCGCGTTGCTTGCCGGCTTCGGGGCCGACAACCTTCGTCTCATCGGCACCGACGATGATCATGCTCTCCGAATCGACGAACTCGAGACGGCCATTGCGAAGGACGCGGCAGACGGCCGCAGGCCGTGCGCGATCGTGGCCGCAGTCGGAACCACAGCGACGACCGCCGTGGATCCTGTGGCCGCCATTGCCGAGTCGGCCCGCCGCCACGGCCTCTGGCTGCACGTCGATGCCGCGATGATCGGCAGCGCCATGATCTGCCCGGAGCTTCGCTGGGCTTGGGCGGGTGTTGAGGCCGCCGACTCGGTCGTGCTGAATCCGCACAAGTGGCTCGGGGCAGGCTTCGATCTCTCTGCGTATTACGTGCGCGACCCCGATCATCTCGTGCGCGTCATGAGCACCAATCCGAGCTACTTGCGCACGGCACAAGACGGGATTGCCCGGAACCTGCGTGACTGGGGCATCCCCCTAGGACGTAGATTCCGCGCGCTCAAGCTCTGGTTCCTGCTCCGCTCGCATGGCGTTGAGGGCCTGCAGGCACGTCTTCGCCGAGACATCGCCAATGCCGACTGGCTACGCGCACGAATCGACGAGGCACCAGACTGGCGACGGGTGGCGCCGGCACCGTTCCAGACAGTCTGCGCACAACACGTGCCCATCAGCCTCGCCGGCGACGAAGACGCCCTGCGTCTTCACAACCTCTCGATCATCGACCGGGTCAACACGGACGGGCACTACTACTTGACTCCGGCAACCCTGAAAGGGAAGCAGATACTCCGCCTATCGATCGGCGCTCAGGCAACAGAGAGAGTGCATGTCGAGGGGCTCTGGCAGGCGCTCTGCCGAGCGGCTCAGTCGTCAAAGCCCGCGTAG
- a CDS encoding manganese efflux pump MntP family protein — MAPLTLIGIAIGLAMDAFAVAISAGLTLDRVDTRQTFRLAWHFGLFQALMPVIGWLAGLTLATWIAPIDHWIAFGLLAIIGGKMIYEALRAPEEERRRSDPTRGWTLILLSIATSIDALAVGLSLALLHVPIWYPAVVIGIVAGVFTAVGMHLGHRFGALLGRRMEIVGGVILIAIGVRILVDHLLG; from the coding sequence ATGGCGCCTCTCACACTGATCGGCATCGCGATCGGCCTCGCAATGGATGCTTTCGCCGTGGCCATCTCCGCCGGACTGACCCTGGACCGCGTAGATACCCGCCAGACGTTTCGTCTCGCCTGGCACTTCGGCCTCTTCCAGGCGCTCATGCCCGTCATCGGGTGGTTGGCCGGACTCACATTGGCAACCTGGATCGCCCCGATCGATCACTGGATCGCCTTCGGACTCCTCGCAATAATCGGCGGCAAGATGATCTACGAAGCGCTACGGGCTCCTGAAGAGGAACGCAGGCGCTCGGACCCGACGCGAGGGTGGACGCTGATCCTCCTATCAATCGCGACGAGCATCGATGCTCTTGCGGTCGGCCTGTCTCTGGCGCTCCTCCACGTCCCCATCTGGTATCCCGCCGTCGTCATCGGCATCGTCGCCGGTGTCTTCACCGCAGTGGGCATGCATCTGGGGCATCGATTCGGCGCGCTGTTGGGTCGCCGGATGGAGATCGTCGGGGGAGTCATCCTCATCGCGATTGGCGTCAGAATCCTCGTCGACCATCTGCTTGGCTGA
- a CDS encoding radical SAM protein yields the protein MKIRLIEPDSPSMHLWSQSYFVRLGLPIIGAALKAHGHDVLIYHPHLAPINWDDVYTADLVGLSSTTSTTPAAYAMADDLRWRGIPVIIGGSHVTFLPDEALEHATYVARGEGGEQLMLELIEALEGRRELPSITGLSYMQEGLAVHNPPRELCADLDALPFPDLTLIEGHEKLTNIPIMTSWGCPFACNFCSVTAMFGRKYRFRSAENVIAEIKEKRPKRIFFYDDNFAANKKRLKRLLQMMIDENLVVPWGAQVRTDVVRDPELLDLMRRSGADFVALGLESVNQETLDHFEKSQTVEDIERAIGVLHDYGIRSHGMFVLGADHDAPGSIRDTVGFALKNRIDTVMLNILTPLPGTQQFDELEAQGRIITRDWRLYDAQHAVFQPRLMSPAHLLRETLRGNRRFYSTARVVRALRALVRRRDKYSWDRLLECSWLWLYSRMWHRDAANRAHARMLTRVRLLRRAAPPLPIDEEYIVPPGEDEAPEGAEQEAPTQDSLHV from the coding sequence ATGAAGATTCGCCTCATTGAGCCTGACTCGCCAAGCATGCACCTGTGGTCACAGTCGTACTTCGTTCGCCTCGGGTTGCCCATCATCGGCGCCGCGCTCAAGGCGCACGGCCACGACGTCCTTATCTACCACCCCCATCTAGCGCCGATCAATTGGGACGACGTCTACACGGCCGATCTCGTGGGGCTCTCGAGCACCACCTCGACAACGCCGGCGGCCTACGCGATGGCCGACGATCTTCGCTGGCGCGGCATCCCGGTCATCATCGGTGGTTCGCACGTGACTTTCCTCCCCGACGAGGCTCTCGAGCACGCCACCTACGTGGCTCGCGGCGAGGGCGGCGAGCAGCTCATGCTCGAGCTCATCGAGGCACTCGAAGGCCGGCGCGAGTTGCCGTCCATCACCGGCCTCTCCTACATGCAGGAGGGCCTCGCCGTGCACAATCCGCCGCGCGAGCTGTGCGCCGACCTCGATGCGCTGCCGTTTCCGGACCTGACGCTAATCGAGGGACACGAGAAGTTAACGAACATTCCCATCATGACCAGCTGGGGTTGCCCCTTCGCCTGCAACTTCTGCTCAGTAACGGCGATGTTCGGCCGCAAGTACCGCTTCCGCAGCGCCGAGAACGTGATCGCCGAGATCAAGGAGAAGCGTCCCAAGCGCATCTTCTTCTACGACGACAACTTCGCCGCCAACAAGAAGCGTCTCAAGCGCCTCCTGCAGATGATGATCGACGAGAATCTGGTCGTGCCGTGGGGAGCACAGGTGCGCACCGATGTCGTCCGCGACCCCGAGCTTCTCGACCTCATGCGGCGTTCCGGGGCGGACTTCGTTGCGTTGGGCCTCGAGTCCGTGAACCAGGAGACGCTCGACCATTTCGAGAAATCACAGACGGTCGAAGACATCGAGCGCGCCATTGGCGTGCTGCACGACTACGGTATTCGCAGTCACGGCATGTTCGTGCTGGGCGCTGATCACGACGCCCCAGGGTCGATCCGCGACACGGTTGGTTTCGCCCTCAAGAACCGCATCGACACCGTGATGCTCAACATCCTCACGCCACTGCCGGGTACTCAGCAGTTTGATGAACTAGAGGCCCAGGGCCGCATCATCACGCGGGACTGGCGGCTCTATGATGCGCAGCACGCGGTCTTCCAGCCAAGGCTCATGTCGCCGGCTCATCTGTTGCGCGAAACACTACGCGGCAATCGGCGGTTCTACAGTACGGCGCGCGTCGTTCGTGCGTTGCGGGCTCTCGTGCGGCGTCGTGACAAGTACAGCTGGGACAGGCTGCTCGAGTGCAGTTGGCTCTGGCTTTACTCGCGCATGTGGCATCGGGATGCTGCCAACCGTGCCCATGCGCGTATGTTGACCCGCGTGCGGCTGTTGCGACGCGCTGCGCCTCCGCTGCCGATTGACGAAGAGTACATCGTGCCGCCCGGCGAAGACGAAGCTCCCGAAGGCGCAGAGCAAGAGGCTCCGACTCAGGACTCTCTACACGTCTGA